The nucleotide window gttaccttcctacagatcatagaacatttaataagaatatcattattactgtatctgcgttacatgtgtaatatacatttaataacaatatcattattgctatatctgcattggatatgtaatatataattaataacaatatcattattagtatatctacattagatacaatctaatatactgattggttactgcagatcaatgtacatttaatgacaatatcattattactatatccacattagatataatgtaatatactgataccttcctacagatcaatgtatatttagtaacaatatcattattactatatctgcattagatatgtaatatacatttaataacaatatctttattactactatatcttcattagatataatgtaatatactgataccttcctacagatctatggacatttagtaacaatatcattactactatatctgcgttagatatgtaatatacatttaataacaatatcattattactatatcagcattagatatgtgttCGGTTACACCTTATCGAGAGCGTCGCAAGAGTCGCCGTGACGTCACCGCGCACACATTAAATTATAGGGCTATGCGCAGCCCCCACCATGCGGTGGTTTCGCGGAGACACGCGTGTCGCTCAACCGTTTAACGACGATTAGACCAAATTGAGATTACGATCGAATATCAGTGCGCAAATTAGTAAAAGTTAATTCTTCCAAccgattttattaaagttattctGTACATCTTCGTTCGGACAACGTGCCAAAGAACGGAGCACATTGTGACAAATAAAGTTACAatcattactttattaaaaccatTCCTTTATTAAAAGGATTTCGTTATTTTCACACCGCCTCGAAATCCAGTCCTTCGGATAAGGATGCATCAGCGATCCGACCATCCAATCCACCCACATTTtatggtccttcgagccggattggaGTCGAGGAGTGAAAACCGTTAAAGTAGTGAACCACGTGCTCAGCCTACGGAAACCATCATGAGTACATTGgaagaaattttgtttaaacaaaactAAGTTATGCGCTCGATCGAACGTGCACTTACCAATTATAAAAAGCTGGGTCAAGCTAAAATGACTCCAGCTACCACCCGGAACCGGCTATGAAACATGCTAAAAGAGGCATACCAACAGTGCCAAGACCTGGACGCGAAAATCGTCGCCATGGCGGATCTACAAGCCAGATCAACTCTTCAGTACTTCGTCGACAACCATTTCGAAAGATGTGAGGAGTGCTATCAGGAGTCCCTGGACTACATGTCGGAGATCCTGGATAAGACATCCTCGACCCAGGAGACAGCATCCGAGAAAGGGAATCTTCAACCAGTGAAGCTACGCTCGCAATCGTTGCTGCCTCAAATCCAGCTGCCGTCTTTCGATGGAACCTTCGAACAATGGGAGAGTTTCCGAGATAAGTTTCAATCtatagtaattaatgataattctTTGTCAAATGTTGAGCGTTTGCATTTTCTTTGTTCCGCTTTAACCGGCGACGCAAAAAAAGCAGTTAATCATTTACCTACCACCGATGCAAATTTCGAGGTCGCGTGGCAGTTAGTTAAAAATAGATACGAAAACAAACGCCGGTTACTTTCGacctatttaaataatttgttttcgtTACCGCAAGTGACCTCTGAATCTGCGAAAGAGCTCTGCAGTTTACGCGATCAGTTAAACGTTTCGATACacggtttgaaaaatttgaaacgacCCGTCGAACATTGGGACGACGTAATTGTTTTCCTCGGTACACAAAAACTTGACCGTTCCTCCCGAAAGGCGTGGGAGTTACAATTCGGTGATACATCAGAATTGTCTACTTATGTCGAATTCGACAAGTTTTTGGAGTCTCGAGTTCGGGCTTTAGAGTCAATATCGCCAATAAAAACTGATAAACCGGAAAACGTAACTGTTAAATCAAAACCGAAAACAATTTCAACGAACACGTCTACCGTGTCGCCAATTATATGTCCTGTATGTAAACAGAACCACTTGTTATATCAATGTCAAACATTTCAGGCGCTTGAGCCATCCGAAcggtttaaattaattaaatcccaACGAAGATGCGTTAATTGTTTTTCCCGCGAAGCATGCGAAAGAACAATGCcacagtcaaagaagctgtaAAGAATGTAAACAGCGACATCACACTCTGTTGCATTTTCCGATAAAACCGGAGCAGTCCAGCGTGAGTCAGTCAAATCAGACGTCGGCTACCAATCCGAATTCAGAACTTGAAATCAGCTCGAATTCTGCGTCGCGAACGAAAACTAATACCGGCATTCTTCTTTCAACAGCTCGCATCCGAGTGCACTCATTGCAGGGTCGAACAGTACAAGCACGCGCATTATTGGATCAAGGGTCAGTCGCAACTCTAATATCAGAGAACCTAGCCCAAATTTTGCGACTCCCgagaaacaaacaaaatacatGCATAACCGGAATAGGAGGAATACAGTCGTGGGCTAATCACACCGCTCGCATCACGATTACTCCGTTGGTAAGAACCGAGCCTGTATACTCGACAACTgctattattttgaaaactttaACACAATACACTCCAAAACGACATTCTTCCGTAACTAATTGGAATCATATTGCAGGACTTGAATTGGCCGATACAGACCCCATGAGCTCAGATCCGATCGATATCGTTATCGGTGCGGATTTGTTTGGTCAATTATTATTGGACGGAGTTTGGAAAGGTTCTACAAGTGAACCGATCGCGCAAAATACACACCTGGGATGGATCCTATCTGGTCCTACGTCCACTCatcctcttcctttctttataGATGCTCATCACGCTACGTTGTTAGAAAATCTCGATGCAGATCTTCGCCGCTTCTGGGAAGTGGAAAATATCCCAACTCAATCAGTGCTCTCACCTGAGGAAGAAAAATGTGAATTACACTTTCAATCCTCTCATACTCGTACGTCGGAAGGGCGTTACATAGTTCGACTCCCGTTCAAGAGCGAACCCCCTATAGATTTAGGCGAATCTCGTTTTGCCGCGATGAAAAGTCTTCTCTCTCTTGAAAGACGCTTTAAAAGCGACCAAGTAAATACCGAAACTTATAAAGAATTCCTCTCAGAATACGAAAGCCTTAGGCCATATGGAAAGGGTTTCCAACCGTTCCCGGTTCAAACAACCAaccaaatttattatattcctcATCACGCAGTTCTTCGCGAAAGTAGTTCGACAACTCGTCTTCGCGTCGTATTTAACGCTTCCCGCCGAACTTCAAACGGCACTTCTCTAAATGATCATCTTTTAACTGGACCCAAGCTCCAAACCGATCTAATTGCAATCCTCCTCCGGTGGAGAGGATTCCGGTTTGTATATACCACAGACATCGAGAAAATGTACCGTCAGATTTTAGTTGATACACGAGATACAGATTTTCAACGCATTTTATGGCGTCCCTCGTCGCAACAGTCCGTTGAGGAGTATCAACTCTG belongs to Osmia bicornis bicornis unplaced genomic scaffold, iOsmBic2.1, whole genome shotgun sequence and includes:
- the LOC123989053 gene encoding uncharacterized protein LOC123989053, whose protein sequence is MLKEAYQQCQDLDAKIVAMADLQARSTLQYFVDNHFERCEECYQESLDYMSEILDKTSSTQETASEKGNLQPVKLRSQSLLPQIQLPSFDGTFEQWESFRDKFQSIVINDNSLSNVERLHFLCSALTGDAKKAVNHLPTTDANFEVAWQLVKNRYENKRRLLSTYLNNLFSLPQVTSESAKELCSLRDQLNVSIHGLKNLKRPVEHWDDVIVFLGTQKLDRSSRKAWELQFGDTSELSTYVEFDKFLESRVRALESISPIKTDKPENVTVKSKPKTISTNTSTVSPIICPVCKQNHLLYQCQTFQALEPSERFKLIKSQRRCVNCFSREACERTMPQSKKL